The Balaenoptera musculus isolate JJ_BM4_2016_0621 chromosome 6, mBalMus1.pri.v3, whole genome shotgun sequence nucleotide sequence AATCTCTCCGTCAATCCTGTGGATGTGATGGTAAATCGGTATTACCTTTAAGAGAACAGAAGATAGTAGGTATCAACATGTTGAATGTGGGTACTCCACTGGCACAATTCCAGTTTAGAAATTTGTGGACTTGTGTGAGGTATGATTCAGCACCTCAGGTACCTAGGAAATAACCACTAAACTCTGCCTCTGTCACTGTGACAGAACGGCTTTCCCACAGCAGAGGAGCAAGCTGTGGCTGAGAGAGCGCTGCAGGAAATGCGGGACCTCCTTGTGGACTTGCAGCAGGAAATCGCCAGGGCCTGTGAGGACAGGAGGAGGCAGGATGAAGAGGCCCGCGTAAAGCGGCAGGAGTCACAGGTGCGGCAGGGGCCAGAGGTCCGCAAAGAGCCCCCAGCTTCCAGGCAGGGCCCAGGAGAGAAACTGAATGAAGGTGGGTCTTGGTGTGGAAACGGTCCTTCAACTTGATGTGTAAAAGTTTCAGAACGGGAAAAGAAACAAGAACGtgttttgaatattatatttaagCTACAGGACAATTTACCAGAACTTttacataatgtaaaattcaGTACTTTCAGTGAATTACATTTAGTTTTCGTTGATGTGGAGCCTGACGTCAGATTCCAACATTTGCCGTGAGGACTTGAAATTCTGTATAATTCTAGTAGATGTATTATTCCAAGTATTGCTGCTACTGAGTATTTTAAATAAGTATGTGTAGAATATATGTTTACTGAATACATAAGAGCATCGATATAGCATAGTGGTTCAGAATGCTGCCTTTGGAGCCAGATCAGTGGGAATCTAGTTTTTGTACTTCCTGACAATGTGACTTTGGCAAGTTACGTAACCTTTCCATGActgttttccttatctgtaacatgAAGGTAATAATAGaatctacctcataggattattatgACAGTGAAAGCAGTTAATGCATATATAAGGTgattagaacagtacctggctcatattaaatgtttaataaattctCCTATTATGAAATCCTTTCTTTCATCCCTCAGACCTCCAGGTGAAGGTGCAAGATAGTACAATGCAGTGGTACCAGCAGCTGCAGGAGGCCTCCCGTCAGTGTGTGTTGGCCTTTGAGGGACTGAGCAACAGCAAAGACAGTCAGGTAGGAGGGGTGGGAGTTGGGAATTCTCTGGGCTGCATGGTGCCACCCACAGCCTTGTGTCCCAGAGGAATGTAGCTAGCGTGTCACATTCCCTAACCGTAAGGGCATCTACTCAGCTCTTCAGAACACGGTCTGCCTTCTCACTGCTCTCTTCTGGCAGGCCAAAAAGATCAAGATGGACCTCCAGAAGGCTGCCACCATTCCAGTGAGCCAAATCTCCACCATTGCAGGTTGGTCAGAGGGATTAAGAACACggcccttgggacttccctggtcgtgcagtggataggactctgcactcccagtgcagtgggcctgggttcggtccctggtcagggaactagatcccccatgcatgccacaactaaggagcccaggagctgcaactaaggagcccgcgtgccacaactaagacctggtgcaaccaaataaatgaataaataaatattaaaaaaaaaaaaaaagaacatggccCTTCACTTCATTGTACAAGTATTTTTTGAGATTCCAAATCCACTTATCTGTAAGGTTCCTATAAATAGAATGTGTTTCAACAAATGTTGACCGTTGGATTAGGTATATAAGCTATATGCATATAGCTTactctcctttgttttctctcaACATGTAGAAGGTAATCATTATGTTTgttgacacatttaaaaaaaatatgctatatattaatagtaaattattgggggcttccctggtggcacagtggttaagaatctgcctggcaatgcaggggacatgggttcgagccctggccagggaagatcccacatgccgcggagcagctaagcccgtgctccacaactactgagcctgcactcaagagcctgcaaaccacaactactgagtgcatgtgccacaactactgcagcctgcatgcctagagcctgtgctccgcaacaagagaagccgccgcaatgagaagcccgtgcaccgcaacacaaaatagcccccacttgccgcaactagagaaagcccacgtgcagcaatgaagacccaacacagccaaaaatagaaacaaacaaattaattaattaatttttaaaaaaaaagaatccgcctgccaatgaaggggacacaggttcaatccctggtccaggaagatcccacatgctgcagagtaactaagcctgtgcgccacaactgctgagcccgcttgctgcaactgctgaagcccacatgcctagagcccgtgctccgcaacaagagaagccaccgcaatgagaagcccacgcaccacaacgaagagtagcccccactcaccgcaactaaagaaagcccgcgcacagcaatgaagacccaaggcagccaaaaagaaaaaaaagtgaattgttTAGGAAGGCTCTTACCTAAAGTTAGAAGTTATTGCAGAAAGCACCCCTAAGGGAACCTAGGATGTGACTTGTATTCTTTGCTTTTTGTCCTACAACATTAGCTTTTCCAGACTCGAAGCCTGCTTGTTAACACTTGAGAacgctttccttttctctccagaGACTGAGATTTAGAGAGGAAGAACCAGACAGGGGAAAGacccctttttcctcttctttagaaACAGAGGTTCATTTTCACAGAGCTCAGATGTGGAAGCCTCCACAGTACAGACTGTGCTGCCCGGGGGCTGGGGAGCACATGCAGTGGGCAAGCTGCTCTGACTTAGCCTGGGTCCCAGTTCCCTTGAGTAACTTGTGCCCAGAAAGCATAAGCAGTTGCAGTTCCCGCCCTTGAGAGGCTACATGACAGAACTTCCATATCACGTGGCTGCCTGGAATTCCTTCTGGAACAGGGCAAGGTCTAAATAAGTAAAAACGTATCACTTTCTAGAACTGAAAGTGCCATTTCCTTTGATAGCCAAGGCAACGGGGGCGAGGTTGACTGAACAGCCGTTCCACACCTTCGCTGCTCTCCTCAGGCTCATCCTCAAGTCTTTACCCCTCAGTTGACCGCAGGCAGCCCCGCCTCCTCCTTCATCAGGAAAATCTGAGACGCCAGGTGTGAGATCCTCAGATGCGCCCTCTTGCACCGATACACAGCTGTATTTACCTCTTCGTCTCCTGCTTCAAAAGATGCGGTACCCTTCCGGCCCGCACTTACCCTTCTGCCTGAGCCTTGAACGAGGCTCGGGAGCCTTATTCTCATCCCCTCCCATCTCCTTCAAGAGATCTCTCCTGTTTTCTGCAAAATTACTCCCTTTTATAGGCCCCATTCCCTTTAAATATGCCTGTCACTCACATtctaaaatctgtttcttttgatTCTGTGTCTTctcagtattttctaattttcttgttGCCTTTTggttaatttatttacttttggctgcattgggtcttcgttgctgtgtacaggttttctctagttgcagcaagctattcttggttgcggtgcatgggcttctcattgtggtggcttctcgttgcggagcatgggctctaggcacgcgggcttcaatagttgtgactcatgggctcagcagttgtggctcacgggcttagttgctccgcagcatgtgggatcttcccggaccagggctcgaacctgtgtcccctgcattggcaggcagtttctcaaccactgcactaccagggaagtccccatgttgCCTTTTGGTACCATTGATTATTCCCTCCATCACCTCTACTCCTCTGGCTTCCGCAGCAACATTAATTTCCAgcttcttctcctccctctctttctcctttgtggGTTCCTCAGTCTCCTGCCCCCACATCAGTGGTAAGTGTGTCCTCAGGGATGTGCTTCCACCCCAAAGTTCTTCTCATTCTAAAGACCCCCCACGGCGTCAGACTTGACCTCTGCGCACATGACACCCAGATCGGTCTCTGGGTCATTCCTTTCCTTTGAGCTTCAGGTTCCCTCTCTCCAGCTACCCAAAGGGCAGCTCTGCCTAGATGTCCCTCAGCTTTGTCAGGTTTAGAACGTTCCAATGTGAACTCATCATCTTCCTCTTGCCTGCCTTTTCTCCTGTTCGCTCTAAGTAATCAATAGCACCTTATCTACTTGGTCACCTTCGTTGAAACCTGCGAGTCATCCCCCTGACTGCTTCCTCTAGTTCATTCTCTATATCTGATTAGACTCTAGTTTTGCCATTCTTCATTTTCCTGCCTATTCCGTAACTATGTCCCTTTGTCTCCATCATTTTTGTAAGCCCTTTAAGAGCTTACAGCCCAGTCAGACACAAACATTTTCTAGAGTTAGTGCCCAGTAAATGTTGAATGACTGAGAGAGAGGTGACCTAATTGCTGCCTCTTTAAAGGTGGGTGTCCATGAGTAGTTAGATTCGGAGCAGAATTTAAAGAAGGATATGGTGCCGGTGTGGCATATGGGATGTGGGAGGCCATATCAGGCATAGGGTTGGGACCGGATTTTCCTAACTGGAGAGCCACGGGGAGAGGGGCCGGCTGGGGATTTGGCCAGTGGAACCCTTTGAAACCGTCAGTCAAGGAATAGTAGGGTATGACTTAGCAGGAAGGTGAGCTGagtaaatttgtatggaaatgtaCACATTTTAATATCTCAGTAAGGTTAcagtctctgtttctgtttttctgggaTTATTAGCCTTGAGATTTCtgcttaagcaaaaaaaaaaaaaaaaaaaagaaagaagaaagaaaagaaaaaggaaggaaagggaaagtgggtggggtgggggggtttgTTCTAAAGATAAAGCagtttcgggacttccctggtggtccagtgggtaagacactgtgctcccaatgctgggggactgggttcgatccctggttggggaactagatcccgcatgcatgccgcagctaagagtctgcatgccgaaactaagaagtccgcacgccgtaactaaaaaaaaaagatcctgcatgctacaaggaagatcccacgtgcagcaactacgACCTGGAGcagcctaaattaattaattaattaattaatttttaaaaagcagtttcacAGAACCTATGGCAGGAATGGAGCTGGATCTCAGGAGCCAGAAATTTTAggacccttttctctctcctcttggcTTCCCTCTGTCCACCTCCATTCTAATTTTGTAGACTGCTGTTCTTTGGTCCACATAGCAGGGGCAACCCCACTGCTTACATGTGTATGTGTCTCAGGAGCGGCCACTTCAAGGAGTCGACTCTGTCAGCTGACTGATCAGCTCAGCATGACTAGTCCTAATCTAACTAGCCAGTGTGGAGGATGGGGCGCACAGGATCTGTAATACAAATGTAGCTTCTGTGTTGCTGAGGATGGAGGAAGGCAGGTCCAAGAGAAGGGGGGAATCACCGTGAGTTGGGAAAGATCCTTTAGAAGGTTTTCCCTAGAGTTGCAAATGACTTCTCTAGGGACATCCGCCACACCCGTGGCATCTGTAACAATTCAACACCTATTTCTATACTACTGTTCATCTCTCAGCTGTGTCAGTTTCAGAATTAGTTCACTCTGCAAATAAGGAATTCCTTCGAAATAGTACCACGCTTTATGTACTTTCTCATCCCCCACAGCATGGATTTGATTGTCATACATTTTTCCGCATCTGTATTTTGGCTTTAGGCTCTGACTTTCTGTAGGGCAGCACAGCTGGGTTTGTATAGAGGATTTGTTACTGCAGTgatgaaaaaaatagattgaCTGCAGTTGTATCTTTTCACTAACTTTGTCTTTCATACCCAGGCTCAAAGCTGAAGGAGATCTTTGACAAAATCCACAGCTTACTCTCTGGAAAACCCGTTCAGTCTGGTGGGCGCTCTGTGTCCGTCACACTTAACCCACAGGGCCTGGACTTTGTCCAGTACAAACTGGCAGAGAAATTTGTGGTGAGGAACCTTGTTGCCAAAGGTATGGGAAGAAGAGGCTGGTGTACAACCTTTAAACCTTTCTCGAGTATTAACTTAAAATCAccccctctctgtgctcccagaaacaaggggaggaggaagtggcCTCCCATCATGAAGCAGCATTCCCCATCGCAGTCGTGGCATCCGGGATCTGGGAGCTCCACCCCAGAGTGGGGGACCTCATCCTTGCTCATCTGCACAAGAAGTGTCCTTACTCTGTTCCTTTCTATCCAGCTTTCAAAGAGGGAATGGCTTTGGAAGATTATCAGAGGTGAAGTTGTTTTTCTCCTTACTCACTATCCCTGGAGtgatgaatgaaatagaaatagaactGGGATTTGTTTCCTCTCCTCAGAACATCTCTTATGTACCTTGAACATTCTATCAGAGAATACAGTGTCTTTCGTGCAAACTGGATGGCTTTAGAATACTGGATTTAGAATCCAGGGGTCTTAGAATTTTATCcctgctttgtcttttttttttttttttttttgtcttttaatagatttgcaaaaatggggaaatcatttaatctctttaaacattattttcatgACTTGTAGATGGGGGTAATGGTATCCATTACCTCCTGGGAATTTACTTCTCAGGGTTTATATGATGCACAGATTTGATAATAGATGTGAGTAGCatgtaaaaatgtattaataataatgctaaatgtaataataatatattgttacttttagccataaaaagtaatTGGTCACCCTCACTTTGGCCTTGTCAcattgaatattttcttcccacaTAGGATGCTTGGCTACCAAGTGACGGATTCCAGAGTAGAACAGCAAGACAACTTTCTAAAACGCATGTCTGGGATGATCCGTCTCTACGCTGCCATCATCCAGCTCCGGTGGCCGTATGGAAACCGACAAGAGGTAGTAGAAGCGGCTTAGTATCGATAATGAGAGGTTGGACCAGAGTCCACATTAGTGTATCTTACCTGCAGGAAATATTGACCTTTCAGAGAGGCAGTCCAGTCACATGATAAGTTAAAGACTGTTGCTGCTTCATAGGTACTCTTCAGAGAAGTTGATGTTGATTATTAGGAAACTTTTGGATCATCAGAGTCATTTGTTCAGAGACCAATTGGTGCCTTAGAGGCCATCTAGGTCACATACCTTACTTCACAGATGGACAGACGGAGGCTTAGCAAGCTGTTGTGATACACACTTGTCAATGACAGAGCCACGGCTGGGGGCCAGGGCTTTGACCTCCCAGCCCAGTCCTTTTTTCAAGGAATGGAGATTAGAGGGTTGGAGAAGTTGATGGACTTGGAAacctaaagagaaaggaatataggTTGATTGAATCCAAGAAGTTTTTATTGTGCATCTGCTATGTCCCAGGTTCTGTGCTAAAGATaccaagaataataaataaaatgtctatgAGCGTAACTGTGGAATCCCTGAAACTGAAGCTGACAGCCCTGTGTTGAAGGGATGCTGTGAAGAATGTGTGGGTACCAATATATATGcagtatttaaaaacagaatttgttTGGCTTGTGTTGCTTCTGCCCTGTGGCATGTGCTTAGGTTAGATGATCTGGGGGTTCATGTCCTGTTGGTAATGGCTGGATGGTAACGGTGGAAATTTAGATCTCTGCATAAAATGAGATTAAACAGTGACCaagcctctctcctcccagatTCACCCTCATGGCTTAAATCATGGCTGGCGCTGGTTGGCACAGATCTTAAACATGGAGCCCCTGTCAGATGTGACAGCCaccctcctctttgatttcctggAGGTACGTAATACAGTTATCACACGAGAGAGAGCCAGTGGTTGAAGCAGCCTTGGGCCACTGTGTGACGTGACTGGGAAAGGAATATGGAGATAGAGACTaatgggaatttcctggcggtccagtggttaggactctgtgcttttgcTGCGaaggcgcaggttcaatccctggtcagggaactaagatcccacatgccgcatagccaaaaaattttaaaaatacataaatatatatacgaCAAAAGATACTCTTTTTACctttatcacttaggaaattacaaggattttaggagctaaaaaaaaaaaagaaatagagactaaTGGTGGACAGCATTAGGGTCCAGTGTCATAAATTTTTTCCTGATCCCCAAGACAAACctagcttttgatttttcttcccagtgtactttccttctctgtgtgGTTGTCTTCTCGTTCTAAAGAACAGAAAACTGTACATCCCAGTACAAGTGAAAAGGAATTTGTTTTAGGGATATAGAAGTGACTCACTCCAGAATCAAGGGTAAGATGTGCGGTTGAATCTCATCAGGGCCTGGAACCAGGAACTGGAATGTCACCAGGTAGCAAGGCAGCCTCCCTCTGGAACCACGTGGTCTTTCATGTCTGCTCTTCCTGCAGGTTGCCTCCTTCTTGCTCTATAAGCCAACTTTCTGAAGTTTTCTGTGCATAGTGGAGAAGATGCCATCCTGGGCTATATCCCTCAGCCTCAGTGTGGTCACCCAGTGTAATGGGACTAATGTCCCACCATTGTGATTGCTAATTCCCAGGAGAGAAAATATGATTAACCAGCGTGGGTCAGGCACCAGTCTCATCTAGAAGGCTCCGTATAGTCCTAACTGCCTATTAGGGACCCACTATAGGGAAAGGGTAAGGGTTTCTGTGGAAAGGAGACAGTTCTTAAAGAATAAAGGCTTGGGGCACATGCCATAACAAATCTGGGACCATTTGGCCTATAACGCCAACAGTTTCTAGTCACCTTAAAGCTCCTGAAGTCACAATATGGGAAGTATGTCATACCTTTAGAATCaatagtaaagtttttttttgtttggttgggtttttttgaactttattttatttattttttatacagcaggttcttattagttatccattttatacatattagtgtatatatgtcaatcccagtctcccaattcataccaccaccaccatccccagccacttgccccccttggtgtccatatgtttgttctctacatctgtgtctctatttctgccctgcagacagGTTCacctgtaccgtttttctaggttccacatatatgcgttaatatacgatatttgtttttctctttctgccttacttcactctgtatgacagtctctagatccatccacgtctctacaaatgacccaatttcgttcctttttatggctgagtaatattccattgtatatatgtgccacatcttctttatccattcatctgtcgatgggcatttaggttgcttccatgacctggctattgtaaatagtgctgcaatgaacattggggtgcatgtgtctttttgaattatggttttctctgggtatatgcccagtagtgggattgctgggtcatatggtaattctgtttttagttttttaaggaaccttcatactgttctccatagtggctgtatcaatttacattcccaccaacagtgcaagagggttcccttttctccacaccctctcctgcatttgttgtttgtagattttctgatgatgcccattctaactggtgtgaggtgatacctcattgtagttttgatttgcatttctctaataattagtgacgttgagcagcttttcatgtgcttcttggccatctgtatgtcttctttggagaaatgtctatttaggtcttctgcccatttttggattgggttgtttgtttttttagtattgagctgcatgagctgtttatatatttgggagattaatcctttgtccattgattcgtttgcaaatattttctcccattctgagggttgtcttttcatcttgtttgtagttttctttgctttacaaaagcttttaagtttcattgggttccatttgtttatttttgtttttatttccgttactgtaggaggtggatcaaaaaagatcttgctctgatttatgtcaaagagtgttcttcctatgttttcctttaagagttttatagtgtctggtcttacatttaggtctagaatccattttaagtttatttttgtgtatggtgttagggagtgttctaatttcattcttttacctatagctgtccaattttcccagcaccacttattgaagagactgtcttttctccattgtatatccttgcctcctttgtcatagattagttgaccataggtacgtggatttatctctgggctttctatcctgttccatagaaTCAATAGTAAGTTAAGTTTGATTCACGTTTTCTGAAACACCTGGCTACCTGGCAGTCTGGTTAAATGGAGGTATTACCATATATGAGAAATGCTTCAGAAGAAAGCTGGATTTTAATTCCCTTGCTTAGCTGGCTAAGTGGCATTGTGGTTGAAATTCTTGATAGGAACAAAAGGCAAAGGTCTGATTGTCCTTTATGGATCTCTCATATGAGTGTGAATTTTCATTCTCTGCTCTGATGGTGCCCACCTTCCCCTCTAGGTGTGTGGGAATGCCCTCATGAAGCAGTACCAGCTCCAGTTCTGGAAGATGATACTTCTCATCAAAGAGGACTACTTCCCCAGGTATTAGACTTGTTGAGTAGACACCAGGGGATTTGGTAGGTGAAAACTTATGACGTCAGATACCGTGGCTGCTGTTACATGCTGTTTCTGACTCAGTTAAGCACCTGTGTTACGTGTAACATCTGCTCCCGTCCTTCTCCTCTTTGTTATTTGAATAAACGCTTCTCAAGTCTCTCTTAAATATTGTTgactaaataaaaaaaacaaattaggaaGATCTTGGATTCAGATACCTGACATTTTTTAAACTCTCTTCTTTTCTAAACTCCCCCAGATAATCTGGGATGGTGCTTACATGCAGTCATGAATGAAACCAAGGAGGCAAACCCCCTCAGTAAATCAGTTGGTGAAACTGATTGGTCAGCCAGTTTGCTTGACTCTGTTGTGGCATTCACCTTCAAGGACCCTTCTCATTCCTCTCAACTCACTGGCCTTTCAAAGTGGGGAAAGGCATTGGCAGCGCCCATCCCACCTGGTCACAAAGACCTTGGAAAGGAACAGtgctcttttctccttcatccacttacttgaaaaaaatgttgagggacttccctggcggtccagtggttaagactctgtgcttccactgcagggggcatgaaaaaagaaaaaagaaaagaaaagaaaaaaatgttgagacCATTTAGTAGAGTGACAGCATCCAGTTTAGAAGACATGTCTGTGAGTCGTTTGATCTGCCCCTTCCTCCAGATCAGCAGGTCTCTTAACTCCTCCAAAAGATAAGTGTGAGTCATAGGTGTGACTCAcctgtcttctttctctccctgtagGATTGAAGCCATCACCAGCTCAGGACAGATGGGTTCCTTCATACGCCTCAAGCAGTTCTTGGAGGTAAGATGCCCTTAGACCAGCACGT carries:
- the GLE1 gene encoding nucleoporin GLE1, whose product is MPSEGRCWETLQALRRSDKGHLCYHRDWLLRGEDVLEECMSLPKLSSYSGWVVDHVLPHMQENPPPSETSTSPRSTSALDQPSFVPRSPVRDPAFSPASSATPNGTKDKHESQHTEPMVLQSSRGIKVEGCIRMYELLHRMKGAEGLRQWQEEQERKVRALSEMASEQLKRFDERKELKHHKEFQDLREVMEKSSREALGQQEKLKAEHHHRAKILNLKLREAQQQRLKQAEQERLRKEEGQVRLRNLYALQEEVLHLSQQLDSSDQHRDLPKVDLSAFRTRGNQLCGLISGIIRATSENGFPTAEEQAVAERALQEMRDLLVDLQQEIARACEDRRRQDEEARVKRQESQVRQGPEVRKEPPASRQGPGEKLNEDLQVKVQDSTMQWYQQLQEASRQCVLAFEGLSNSKDSQAKKIKMDLQKAATIPVSQISTIAGSKLKEIFDKIHSLLSGKPVQSGGRSVSVTLNPQGLDFVQYKLAEKFVKQGEEEVASHHEAAFPIAVVASGIWELHPRVGDLILAHLHKKCPYSVPFYPAFKEGMALEDYQRMLGYQVTDSRVEQQDNFLKRMSGMIRLYAAIIQLRWPYGNRQEIHPHGLNHGWRWLAQILNMEPLSDVTATLLFDFLEVCGNALMKQYQLQFWKMILLIKEDYFPRIEAITSSGQMGSFIRLKQFLEKCLQRKEIPLPKGFLTSSFWRS